GCAAAGAGAACAACCACGAGACACAGAAACTTACATGATATGTTTCTGAATTCAATTTGGCACATTACTTGACTTATGTAGAAAATAGTCCAACTGTCCAGTCTAGCGATAAGCACACTGAGGAAGGGATCAGCATAGATTTTCTGCATAATTCATGGTGTGCAGACATTTCAGTTTGTCATATGTGTCTGTTCAAAAGTTCTAGGACCTGTCCATTTCATAGAAGAGAGTTCTCCAtgtatgttttaagatatataaaaatactgagttTAAGAGGACTTTAAGTTCATCTACATTCAGTGTGGACATGAAGGATTAACTAGACTATTGCTAACTAAATCATAAACAGTTATACAAATATAGAATAAAAGATGTATGACATGTTGCAATAGACCCTTTTTCACGGGAGACATTTTGACacgtcaaagcaggaaaagcacatgtgGAATTAATAACAAATTTATAGCTGAATCCCATTTCTATTTTCCAAATTCATGACCCTGGTTTGGCACATGAAGTCTCACCAGTGTAGCTTCCATTGTTAACGTTatcagttccacctgtgcttttcctgcaatgacaaataaatatgtctgctgtgagaaaggTCAGTGATAGTGAATATATCACTTACGGGGAGAGATTTTGCGGGAAGGCAAGTAAGAGGTAAGAGCAGGTGAAAGCAGAGAGAATTCAGAATTAGTTTAGGTTTTTTCATCCGCATACAAATGGAAACGTTAATGTAACAGTTAAAATATGTGCTGTACAAGAGTAATAACAGTGTGGTTTATCCAGTGGTGGATTAAGTATCCAGATCCTTCCTTTACTCATGTAAAAGTGGCATACTgtgaaaatattgtttatacagtactgtgcaaaggttttagacACTTTAgatgttaatttattttattttatttgtttatttaccaGGAACAATGGACAGTCATTGACTGTCCGGGAGTTAGTATCATTAGCAGTCCTtataccatcagggaggcatctAATTGTtcccaaatgtattctgcagcatgacaacaaccccaaacatacagccaaaGTCACGGGGTGGATATGTACCAAGTGACATGTTTTCCGCCAAGCAAGAAAGCTTCAATAAAAGTTGTTGATGGAGTCTCATGCAGAGTGGATGCAAGGAGATTTAAAGAGTGTAAAGGGGAGACTGACAGCTATAGAATGAAGAGGTTTGACAAAGTAGTTCATAAAAAGTATGAAACTAAATCTGTTATGCTTCACATTGATTTGGAGTGATAGAATGTTCTTGGATCATGTGTCGTACCCAATAAGGCACTATGTTTCCAAACCTTTGCGGTGTAAGATTTGCTGGAAGTTTGGtcattgttttttgtatgaAGGAGTGATTTTGCCACATGTGGTAAATGTGGGGAGAACAATTGTGAAGGAGACTGTGAGAAAGATCCAGAGTGTCTTCCCGGCAAAGGGAGTCATGCAGCATGGGAGGCTTATTGTCCAAAGAGAGTAAAGGAAGCAGAAATAATCAGGGTTGGAGCTGAGAAGAGACGTAAGCATGAGGAAGTAGATGTTACGATTTGGGACGAGAAGCTAAGGGAGCATGATGAGTTTTGCTTTTGTGAGGTGAAGTTTGTGGCCTTTTTGGCAAAAATCTGAGAAAATCGACATAATTGTAGATGCAGCAAGGAGAATTCTGGCTGTCGTTTGAGTTTCTGGAGAAGGTATGCAGCAGCTGTTGAGAGAagcttttcatttctctcaAACAGCTGAAAAATAGAGAATTCATAGCATAGTGGTAAATGGGTGGGAtgaggttattattattattttatttagtcagtGGAGAGTTTAGTTTAAATCCAttaggtggcggtaatgcaactTTTTGGATGCCAACCACCaccaaaaaagaagaagacgaagaagaaggcGTCAACATGGCAACTCTGGATGTCATTGTGGAAAAGCTGGTGACACTTTGGAGGATACCAGCCGTCCGACAAAACTTCCCCTGGatttttttactcatttcagTCATTGGATCAGTTGTGAAACAGCTGGAGCTCGTCCCGCAGACATatttcagcagcagcaaaaaTGCCTTGAACGTGTAAGTAGCTTCCAGCGTGCTAGCATGTTGTTAGCTAGCTGAGGTCTGATAACAGAAACGGGCGGTTGAAGCTCATGAAGACACCTGTCGCCGACTGTCAGGTGACTTCTGATGACAGAAAGGTGAAAGTACAGTCAGGAGTTGCTCCTAAATATTTCTGACTGTGTTGTAATGGATGTTGTAATGTTATAATGTAATGTAGCAACGCTGAAGAGATGTAAGTAGGTCAGAAGTAAACAGTTAGCTTTGTAGCTGTTTGCTGTGCTGACAGCATTCAAGTAAACACATTTAAGGCATCAAATGCACTTTTGTTGATTGAGAAATAACCCTTAATTAAATCAAACCTAAATATAAACTTGTCTTCATTTCGTGATtatgcatttttgtgttttttttaactgaattattgaattatttaaGTAACGTACGGTGGCCGTGAAGGCTCAACACActgcaacttaagaaaacatttctgtgtgttttttaattagcttttggacaacagtggagctctTTGGCACAGAGGGATATGTTATACAGCAGTATTACCTCAGGTTTGCTGACATTAGCAACTACAAGCTACTGCTCATATCAGACCGAGTGATATATCAGACCTCATACAGCTTGACTTGGCCTAATGTTGGTGTTTTATTACTCATGATTTCAACTCTTCATTTGTTAGAGGAAGAATATGTTATTTCTTCTGTAAAATGATGTCATAACAAAGTCTCATTTTAACACCCAAATTATAAATGGAAGAAGGCACTAATCTATTTGTAGGTCTTCTTCAGTGTTTAAGGTCAAAAATACTTTACTAGGCTCTAATAGTCTTTACTAGACTAACTTCTGTTAATTGAAAAAAGaacttttaattaaataaaatcttattgtgattttattattaaacatttgttatctttttttattttgaagtgaattattgaattatttaaGTAGTAATGCTCAACACGCTGCAACTTAAGCaaacatttatgtgtttttatgagtttttgGGCAACAGTGCAGCTCTATGGCGGAGAGAAATACTCTACtctatatcaggctttagcaGTACTTGACAATACTCGTTAGTGAgtatttagattaaaaaaatacataaagggGTGGTGTTGGTTTGGGTGGGGGACAAACTGCTTCAGGTACCAGTGtgataatgaaatatgatccagtttgagtaacagatccatgagtttaaaggcttatcagataCCAAAATGTTCCCaagtaatctaccaggaattgttttttgttttctttcaaacCGAATTATTGAACTATTTAAGTAACGTATgaacaaatgaagaaaacagcTTTGTCAGTTTTACATCTCATGTGCAGCATTTAGTTTAGAAAATtcaatagaaatagaaaataaatttgAACCAATATAGAAACGtcctgcaaatacagaaaacgcAACATATACATAAAGGCTGCATGTTCGCACACAACACAATGGAAATGACTTGGATGAAgtattcatttgtgttttcctACTTTGCATGCTGTTCATGTTGTCAAATTGTCAGTTGTTTCCTTCATTTGCTtgtctttgtcattttgtatgtgttttgctttttgtttttttaagttgcaGTGCGTTGAGCTTTCAGGGCCACCGTACATTACTTAAATCATTCAATAATtcaattcaaaacaaaaaagataacaaatgtttaataataaaatcacaATAAGATGGGTTCTTGGTTCTTTTTCCAATCAGCAGAAGTTAGTCCAGTAAAGAGAGAAGTATCAGAGCATGTTTGACTTTCATACACTGAAGAAGACCTACAAAGAGATTAGTGCCGTCTTCCATTTATAATTTGGGGCTTAAAATGAGATTATGTAATGTCTTTGCagaagaaatacagaaagaaacacattctTCCTCCAACCAATGAAATTCATAAGTAATAAAACACACCCTTCCTTATCAGAGACTACAGCTTGACTCGGTCTTATATGAGCAGTAGCTTGTGGTTGCTAATGTCAGCAAACCTGAGGTAATACTGCTGTATAACGCGCGTCTGACTTTGACTCTTCTCCACTTGTGTTACTGTAGGCTTAGCATTTGAGCTAACTAAAAAGTGTTAGCCCATTAATGTCACTTTCAGTTGCAGTGACTGTCATTCAGCAAAAGTGTTTAAATCTGCAATTTTCTCCTTCATCAATAGCTCTGAAAAGATGTTCCACAGTCTCATTGCTGTCTCTGTATCACAGAAACCACAGGTGTTACTACTCCAGTTAAATATTctatgcaagaaaaaaaaaaagttggatggATGAAATATTTTTAGCTTTGACTTTAGGGCTGTAGActgcctctttttctcttgtacaacatattttcttttcagctgATTCATATGAAGATTTCTAGTAAAATTAATGGTGAACAAAGTGGCCTCATATCTGAAACATCAGAGTGCAGATGAGCTGATAGATAAAGGCATGAATAAACCTGAATAACACATATTGTTTTAATTGCAGGTACTTTGTCAAATTGTCCTGGGGATGGaccttgctgctgctgacacccttcctcctcctctccaactccTCCTTCAGCAGGAGCGTGGTCTTCCTCAGCCGACGGCTGCTGTCTCTGGTGGTGGCTACAGCCGTGTGGTACGTCTGCACGGGGGCCTTCTTCTACATCGAAGACATAACCGGCTCCTGTTTTGAAACCGACGCCATGGATGTCATCAAGAAGGAGCTCACATCCAAAGCCAGCTGCAGGCACGCCGGCTTCCGGTGGCAAGGCTACGACATCTCAGGACACTCCTTCATCCTGGCCTACTCCGCTCTCTTCATCATGGAGGAAACAGCTCCGATGGCGTTCCTGAAGACAGCCAGTCTGTCCGCGCTGCCGAAGATGGTCCTCAACCTGCTGTACGTGGCCTTGAATCTGATAGTGATTATATGGGTGTGGATGTTTGCCTGCACCTCTGTTTACTTCCACGACATGTCTCACAAGTTGCTCGGGACCATATGTGGCCTGTTAGGGTGGTTTCTGACATATCGGGTTTGGTATCTAAAACCTTTGTCTCCAGGACTCCCGCCTCAGCGCCATCTACAAGAACAGAAACTACACGAATAGGCTGTCGTCATACTTTCCTATGCGACATTGTAGCCATTGTTGCAGCCTTCCCCAAAACAACACACTACACTTATGTTACTTATTGGTCTCTGGATCCAAGCTGCCCGTGCTATTTTAAGTTATTCCCTCCTTGTAGAAAGGTCATTTTGTTCAGGATAAGTGGCGTGCGGTTCGTCCACAGTGTTTGGCAGCTGCTGTTCCCAAAATGACTCTTGGTAATATGAGATAAAAGCTAAATGTTGCTCTGCTGTCCGGCTTTGCAGCTCGCATGCTATACCATTGTTCGTCTCACAATTTGTTGCCTTGAAATGATTTACTTTAATGTGGATGAATAATCACAGATTTTAGATGTGTGAGTGGGAATACTTGAGAATGTTTACAGCTCCAGTCGCGAAGCACTGGTTGACGATGATGTGTATTTTTACAGGCCAATGTGCAGTAGATACcctgtttttattaaatataaaaaacctTCAGAACAAAGTCAGATCCGAcactgtcactgcagcagaccTACGTTTTACCAGATTTTAATGAGCTGTccattttttaatcatatgtgGTTTGGGGTTATTGTGACTGAGCAGCAACACAATGTTAAGTTTTCTCGGAGGATGTAGAGTTTGATTAAGAATAGCAGATATATAAAGATTTATAATTTCTCGTCATACACGCACTCCAGTAGTAGGACAACCCTGCAAgtgcaaattattattattattattattattattattattatttattattcatgcCTAACAGGACAAACCTGGAAATATTCAATACTCATTCTATGAAAAGACCAGAATTGAATTTCTCCTTtttaaggctgcattcagaTGCTTTGGGGGTGCCAATGGGGAGGATATCTACTCCAAAAAATGTAGAGTCGTCCACAGTAACAATGCAGCATCATCTGATGAGCAAACATGTTCAACAAGCAACACATTCCTGGTAGactgataagcctttaaaccCATGGATCTGTTACTCAAACCGGACTTTCCTGATCATATCATCCCTCTCCAAACACAGCACCTTTGTGTATTTTCTGGTCTAAAAGCtcactaacaagtattgtcaaAGCCTTATAtacgcatatatatatatatttatatagtagCCTATTCCTCTGTGAGCTGCACTGTTGTCcgaaatgaataaaaacacataaattatATACGTGGGTGCTGTTGTTTACTTTGAGTCGATGCCACATACACCGTCTTGCTGCTGCCATATGAACCAtgaaattagagctgcaactaacaattgttttcattatcgattaatcaaaaCCATGtctgaaaattgtgaaaaatggcgttcaccatttcccaaagcccaataTGCAAcccaaaatgtcttgttttgtcccgaccaacagtccacaacccaaagatattcagtttactatcataggagactaaagaaaccagaaaatactcacatttaagaggctggaaccaATGAAGTTTAGTAtttcaatcaattaatcgactaatcgttggAGCTCTGTGCTAGAttaccaaatgtgtattaatctgcaggtgaaaatagttcccaacagctatttactcctgttttagtaaggtttgctaaaaactacaatacCCAGCTGTTAATGGAAATTACTTATAtttgaaactatatatttgtgacccgTCCTCAGTAGGATTCAATGGAGGTCAAAGTATTTAGAGACAGATTAACAcattattggttttggtcttttcatgggatttgttgacaaaaaaataacacgTCCCAAGTAAATAACCATTTTCCAGCAATGATGTGTGCATTTTCATGACATGTCAAATACAAATCACGAGCTCTACATTTTTGCCAAAATAAGAACCAGAATCAGTATATTccattttcataatttatttgtCATTGATGGCAACTGAATAAATTAAGGCTTATGAACAAACATCATAAAAAGCAccataaataaatgcatatatagaaatataaaaaataaaaagtaaaaaataaaaaaatactataGTGAAATATAATGGCCACAAATCACAACTAGGATTTCTCGACTTGAACTCTTTGTGTGATCCAAGAGGTACAGATCCAGCCCCTCAGGCAGCATGACTTCAGTCAGAAGAAGCAGTGGAGTCGGAACAAGTCGTCTTGAAGTAATCGGAAGATACCGAGCGTTCACAATGATTGGCTGGTTATGACGTTTCTTGACGTttaaccccccctccccctcccagTGTCCTCTGCTGTTTGTTAATGAACGAAACAAGTGAGCGTCTGAAAGTTAACATAAATAAGAAATGTCGACACAATTAAGCTAATTCTATGATTAAAATCACATCAGGAAATAGCACTTTAACACTTCTTGATAACCtccagacttgaaaaaaatgtaatatatattttttaatcttctctTTTGTGCCATttacatcactgctgctcatGCAAGAACagtttaaaacttaaaaaccCTCCCTGTTGATctcaaatgtcttttattttctcagGTGTAAAGGATTCATTTCAAGCAGTTTAAATCTGTATGGCTATACTGCACTCTCCATATCAAATATGAAACTGGACACAATGAACCACGGCTTCTAAGACTTCAAGAGGAATTATCTTAatgaaaatcagttttaattatcAGATATGACACAGCAAGGACACGCCGCCGTTAAAGGAGCATCGATCGTCTTTGGTTCAATATTTTTCTACCACAGCTGCAGCGTGCCGCTAATCACCGCCCGCAGAGATGAGTTTCTGtagcaggaggaaacagcaggCGTCCCGTCTCCCTAACTGAAAAACTTGCATTAATCGCTGTGTTCATTATCCAAGGCTTGAGCTGTGCagttatcccccccccccctttactCACAGAAAGGAACACCGCACTGCAAGAATGTCTGTATAACCAGCCATAAAACTAAAAGAAGCTTACAACTCCAGCCGGTACTTCACATAAATAATGAGTTAAACCTAAAGAGCCGCACGGTTCAGGAGCAGAATTATAACATGTTAAACCCTGGAGGTCTGACTTAAAAAGCACAAAGGCTCCTATTAAGGGTGAACAAAGTGTGGAGCGAGAAACAAACAACGAGACCGCTGCCAAGGCTAGccgagagagaggaggagggggggggggggggctgtttttttttttccctcgtCATACTCATTTAGCCTTCAGATGAGTCAGCTATTCCTCACCCCGTTTCCCCCTtattcaaccttttttttttggagctcCTTAAAAATTCAACACGgtgaaaataaaagacaaattcaAAATATCTATCTGTAAAAACAATCTTGCATCTGTCAGGTGGAGTcggtgagaaagaaagaaagaaagaaagaaagcagcagTAAAATCCAGTGATTTTCTTGCTCAGTATTGCtgaggtggggaggggggggggggggggtcgtgCGGGTGATTCAGAGGTTACACTCAGCAACACAACATTTagaaatttgtggttttgatgtTCAGTAGTGATCGTAAATTCTGCTTCTGGGCAACACAAAATCCCCAGTGTCCACCCTGTCACGAAACACAATAAGAAAGTTACCCATGCAATGAAATATACAATCTAAACCTAACGCAACACTGCTGTGTCATAGATGCAGAATTTACAATATTCCTACCAGTTCAGCCAAGTGTAACTTTTCAAACACCCAAGTAGGGCTGGGCGAcatatcaatattatatatCGATGTCGTCTTAGATCTTGATATGGCGTAAGtgttcctggttttaaagggtTTATTACAGTAATtggatgtaattttctgaactcaccagactgttctagctgttctattatttgcttttacccactttatatccacattactgatgattatttatcaaaaatctcattgtgtaaatattctgtgaaagcaccaatagtaTATGGTCGCAATATCAATATGGAGGTATTTGGTGAAGAATATTTGGTGATATTTAGATTTTGTCACTATCGCCCAGCCCTACACCCAAGTTTTATAACATCTGAACTCCTGCTCAGCGACAAAGAGTGTGACAGTGGACCACTGTGTGCTGTGTAATCTCTGGTGCTCTAAATAAACTGACTCTGAGCGCacatgtgtgtctctgtgtgtgtctgtgtgtgtttttttgtgtattggGTGTACATTTAATTGaaggagtagtttgacatttcgGGAAATGGagcttattcgctttcttgaTGAGcgttagatgagaggattgataccactctcatgtctcaatgaaaaatatttgactAGAAAGAGCAGGGGAttggcttagcttagcataaagcctgTTAACTATCTTAGTTTAATGTGTTATACATCACcactaaacataaagtaaaaGCTGATGTCATTAGTTCTgtaagtatttggtcataatcgctccaaagtgttggacaaagttgaaattttgacctgatgatgctgctggaggaaaagtcagagtcAAAGTTACTCCAGTTCATCCTGATAGACATGAATGTTTGAACTAAATGTCACAGCAATAGTTCTCATATCAGTCTGGATCGACAGGctgacattgccatccttaGAATCAAACTGCTAGCGTCGCCATCTGGGttaaaaaatactgcatttgctgcgtgaaaatatatatattttacacaaacaGAGATGGTTGCCAGATATTACACATCTCCTTGCTAAATTTTCAACCAGAATGAAAAATGTTATCAGTTATATTGATAGGTATATACTGATGTTTCTTTCcagtatttcatattttcatacagaataacatgaatattttgtgtttgtttcgcATAAAGTGTCAGGCCTGTCAGTGCATTGACAGATCCCGATAACTAGAGTGGCTGCATATTGAAACGTTTCTTTTTCCTTGATGGTTAGATTAGACAAGCGCTGTATTAAATGGGGAACTTCTAACTTCTTAACTACCTTAAAGATGCAGTATATCTATATCTCTGCCTCTTGTGATACCAAggattatattttaaatagcCTAAATTTCATATAACACAgcctgatttatttattttttcctttcttcttatcttatgtttgttttgtattgtatcATCTGGTTGTTGTAATTTAATACTGTGATGCTTACCTGTGTGTGTAAGCACAGCTCGAGGAATAATCTTTTAAAATTGTGCAGCAgattgaatatttttatatccaGATGGTTAGAAATCTTTGAAGAATCTGGAAATACCTTCAGAATGCATCGTATTACATTTTGTTAAACAATCTTCTGAGTTTTTGGcaagtatatattatatatttctaATAAAATTGGGTGTTAATACATGACAGGCACAAACTGGAGCTAGGAAACAGCTGTCAAAAGGTAACAATCCGCCTATCAGCACATCTGAAGCTCAGGCTCCacgtaaaaccacaacttttcACTATTACATCTCAGTTTTTGTTcagattaaaaaatgtgatgtagCGTGTTCATTAATGAGCTCTAGAAATGCTGGTAAAGCCACGCTagctccagtctttatgctaagctacaGCTAAACCGGCTGCtcgctgtagcttcatatttaaacaaCAGACATGCGAGTAATATCGAATTCGAATATCGAAATGCTCATCTGAGTctcaacaagaaagcaaataagtctatttcccaaaatgtgaaactgttcctttaaagttAGCCTCCATCCTTCATTTCGTCTGGCAGTTTCTGGCAGCACAGCAATTATCAGAGAGTATTTGTCATGTACATTTCCCTGTGGTTTTACTAGTTAAACCTCAGGTTGATGGAGGAGTGAAGAGCAGGTATGAATAATGACGATAATAGTGGCATGCGAAGGTCAGTTAACCCCtgtttgtgttactgtgtttaaCATTTTGTCTGGGTTTCTACTTTTGAAGTTGAAGTTTTCAGTATAAGTGGACCTGATGCATGCCTCCAACAAGAGTTAAACAAGGACTTACAGGCACAAGAGCTGCAAGTTGCCAGAAATTAAACTTGATGAAGGCCTTGATTACCAGAAAATGTGCTGTCAAGAATTTCTTATTATGgaatgttttaatatttctttgTTCACCCAGGTAAGTAATAGTGTTCTCTATATAGATTCATTATGTTTTCCTGCAGTcataaaacattacagaaaagttgaaacatcacacaaatacacagacattaAACACAACAAGAGGGCATTCACtacatgtatttcttttttaaataccAGTAGGCAAAGTAGCCCATTCCTCCCAGGGAGCCCATGAGAAACGAGGCCCCGAAGAAGGACGGCGGCTTCTTTTTTACCATCCGGAAGGCGTTGGGTAGGACCGCGGACAGGAGGGTCGTGTGGATGTCGCCCAAGACCTTGCGGAAAGCGTAGCGTTTTtgcacacgcacaaaaaagGACTGCAGGTTGGGTCGGCTGCCGTCCTCCCAGTATTTCTTAGAAAGTCCCAAGAACTTGAGCCTGTGCAACAAGGCTCCGAGGCAGATATCAGCTAGTGTAAATTCAGGTCCACATAGCCACAACTCACACTTTTGAcctgaaaaggtgaaaaaaaaaaaaaaaacaaattcaaaaaacaacactatagGAAATATTCAGAACATATTACGGTGCTGTTATGATAAAAGATAGTCATTTGGACAAACCTTGATACTCtagttttcttttctccagTTCAGCCTCCACTTGATCTAAAACCATGGCTAACTCCCCCAGAATTTTCTTCAGGTAGTTCACATTATCGTGGTCCAAGATTTTTGCCTGCCAATCgtaaaacaaaaaccttttgATCTCAACAGCCAAATCCATCATCGCACAGCTGAAAAAAATAGCTCTATGAAGTAAAAATATGGTTGTTCTGCTCCAAATGCTCTAAGGAAAGATATTTGTAGCTGTCACTGATATTATAGTTATCCTCAGGGGAACATGGATGTGTGTATCAAATGTTACAGCAATTAATTCATCCAGTAagtgttgagacatttcactccaaaccacaaatgtaaacctcatggtggtgctacaGGAAAAGTTAGAGGATCACCAAAGACAGTAGGATTCATTCTCTCCCAAATTTCACACCAATCCGTCCGATAGTTGTTGACATGTCTCAGTCTGATCCCTGTCACATCCt
This window of the Thunnus albacares chromosome 5, fThuAlb1.1, whole genome shotgun sequence genome carries:
- the fitm2 gene encoding acyl-coenzyme A diphosphatase FITM2, giving the protein MATLDVIVEKLVTLWRIPAVRQNFPWIFLLISVIGSVVKQLELVPQTYFSSSKNALNVYFVKLSWGWTLLLLTPFLLLSNSSFSRSVVFLSRRLLSLVVATAVWYVCTGAFFYIEDITGSCFETDAMDVIKKELTSKASCRHAGFRWQGYDISGHSFILAYSALFIMEETAPMAFLKTASLSALPKMVLNLLYVALNLIVIIWVWMFACTSVYFHDMSHKLLGTICGLLGWFLTYRVWYLKPLSPGLPPQRHLQEQKLHE